A genomic window from Paenibacillus sp. FSL K6-0276 includes:
- the rnpA gene encoding ribonuclease P protein component codes for MHKSLRLRNRADFSRVYRHGKSFANHQFVVYWFSKKEVERFRVGVSVSKKVGNAVVRNRMRRLVKEIVRHHEPEIAGGLDMVFIVRKGALSKEYGELEKSVLHVLRKAKLLKASRK; via the coding sequence TTACGAAACCGTGCCGACTTCAGTCGCGTATACCGCCATGGGAAGTCATTTGCGAATCATCAATTTGTAGTGTATTGGTTTAGCAAAAAAGAGGTAGAGCGTTTTAGAGTTGGGGTGTCGGTAAGCAAAAAGGTCGGAAACGCGGTTGTCCGTAACCGCATGAGAAGGTTGGTTAAGGAAATCGTCCGTCATCATGAACCTGAAATTGCAGGTGGACTTGATATGGTGTTTATCGTAAGAAAAGGGGCGCTTTCCAAGGAATATGGAGAGCTCGAAAAAAGCGTGTTGCATGTACTGCGCAAAGCCAAGCTACTCAAGGCTTCCCGCAAATAA